One region of Armigeres subalbatus isolate Guangzhou_Male chromosome 3, GZ_Asu_2, whole genome shotgun sequence genomic DNA includes:
- the LOC134219772 gene encoding keratin, type I cytoskeletal 9-like, with product MRFFLATVLVVTLACAYGKVVPLQRHVRDVSGSAASAGSQSASGAGGSASQSGSSASSQSFGQFPHFGPQFNQPMLFGGNQLGFGQFPQFPQFGQFPGFTGSSSGASSSSFSQGGGHGVQSGSQSGSQSFSSSTGGHGGSGSQSGAQSGSQSFSGDGHGGQTGSGSSAASQSISSGLEHGAHGALGSGSQAGAQSTSVGQDPGHHGEIGTGSQAGAQSSSLGQEHGGHGGSASGSQAGSQSFGGGAGHHGSTGSGSQAGSQSFNQGQSSFGPGGRHTQVSQQGDGFGVRISTDESADGTKKKAESEAWVWKN from the exons ATGCGGTTTTTCTTAGCAACGGTTTTGGTAGTCACGTTGGCTTGCGCCTATGGCAAAGTCG TTCCATTACAAAGGCATGTGAGGGACGTAAGTGGTAGTGCAGCGTCGGCTGGCTCGCAATCGGCCAGTGGTGCCGGGGGCTCAGCTTCCCAAAGCGGAAGCTCGGCATCCTCCCAATCCTTTGGCCAATTTCCTCATTTTGGACCACAGTTTAATCAACCAATGCTGTTCGGTGGTAATCAACTCGGATTCGGACAGTTTCCACAATTCCCTCAGTTTGGGCAGTTCCCAGGTTTCACCGGATCTTCAAGCGGTGCCTCATCCAGCTCATTCAGTCAAGGAGGAGGTCATGGAGTGCAATCGGGATCGCAATCAGGCTCGCAATCCTTTTCGTCTAGTACCGGTGGACATGGTGGGTCTGGATCGCAGTCTGGAGCTCAGTCTGGATCTCAATCCTTCTCAGGTGATGGCCATGGTGGTCAAACTGGATCAGGATCGTCTGCTGCATCTCAATCAATCAGTAGTGGTCTCGAACATGGTGCTCACGGAGCACTAGGCTCAGGATCTCAAGCTGGAGCACAATCAACATCCGTTGGACAAGACCCTGGTCATCATGGAGAAATTGGAACTGGTTCTCAAGCAGGAGCACAGTCTTCATCTCTCGGACAGGAACATGGTGGTCATGGTGGTTCTGCAAGCGGTTCCCAAGCTGGGTCGCAGTCTTTTGGTGGAGGTGCAGGCCACCATGGAAGTACCGGCAGTGGCTCTCAAGCTGGATCGCAATCTTTCAATCAGGGTCAATCCTCCTTTGGACCCGGTGGAAGACATACACAAGTTAGTCAGCAGGGTGATGGATTTGGAGTACGAATCAGCACTGATGAATCAGCTGATGGAACCAAGAAAAAGGCAGAAAGTGAGGCCTGGGTATGGAAAAACTAA
- the LOC134219771 gene encoding keratin, type I cytoskeletal 10-like produces MDLLRATQYFATYLCRKYCKHRLQMMGFSKLIGLIAVIGLVNAHPNGFQPNDYPQNQVNAWQQACRNFQQQQLQTQAAQNQFFAQTFPHVALPPLPFMDLCGQFGGSGFAQSGASAGAFSGGLDGGLGNRFGGGGGGGSVQGVSVSTGSLPNGQSGTSVTHFGPGGASTTHYGQDGNGFATANRFSGSDGGNHAGASFSSFSGTPGYGGFSTANRFGGSGASSGVGVSSFGASSSTGNGGYATANRFGGGGGSGGGYSGVGASSFGGNGGNFATANRFGGADGGQSFSAQGQHGAGISVSSVDDGHGNVHTQVHKQQY; encoded by the exons ATGGATTTGCTGAGAGCCACTCAATACTTTGCTACTTACTTGTGCAGGAAGTATTGCAAGCATCGGTTGCAGATGATGGGATTCTCTAAATTAATCGGATTAATAGCCGTTATTGGTTTAGTCAACG CTCACCCCAACGGGTTTCAGCCCAATGATTACCCCCAAAATCAGGTGAACGCCTGGCAGCAAGCATGTCGTAATTTCCAACAACAACAGCTGCAAACACAGGCTGCCCAAAATCAATTCTTCGCGCAAACATTCCCTCATGTTGCCCTACCGCCACTTCCGTTCATGGATTTGTGCGGTCAATTCGGAGGAAGTGGTTTTGCACAAAGTGGTGCTAGCGCTGGCGCATTCTCCGGTGGACTAGACGGAGGGCTGGGAAACCGTTTTGGAGGTGGTGGTGGGGGTGGATCTGTACAGGGTGTTAGCGTAAGCACCGGCTCACTCCCGAACGGCCAGTCAGGAACATCGGTTACCCATTTTGGTCCAGGGGGAGCCAGTACCACTCATTACGGTCAAGATGGAAATGGATTTGCCACCGCCAACAGATTCAGTGGAAGCGATGGGGGCAATCATGCCGGGGCCAGTTTTAGTTCGTTCAGCGGTACCCCAGGATACGGAGGATTTTCGACGGCCAACCGTTTTGGTGGAAGTGGTGCAAGCTCTGGAGTAGGAGTTAGTTCATTTGGTGCTTCATCGTCTACTGGAAATGGAGGATACGCAACAGCAAACCGATTTGGAGGTGGTGGAGGTAGCGGCGGTGGTTATTCGGGTGTAGGCGCAAGTTCGTTCGGAGGCAATGGAGGAAATTTTGCAACGGCCAATCGCTTTGGTGGCGCTGATGGCGGACAGAGTTTCAGCGCACAAGGACAGCATGGTGCAGGAATTAGTGTATCAAGTGTTGATGATGGTCACGGTAACGTACATACGCAAGTGCACAAGCAACAATATTAG